AAATTCAAGTTTTCAGATCGAAAAAAGAAGGCGACGAATTACAATACACTAAAACCGTTACCGATGCCAAAACTAAAAATTTATGGATTTACGGTTTAGATGATAATGATACTTTTGAAGTGAAAGGAAATTATAAATCGAATATTAAAATTCGTTTAATTGGCGGTCAGAACAACGATACTTACAATATTGAAAATGGAAGAAAGGTTATTGTTTACGATTTTAAATCAAAAGAAAACACCTATAATTTAGATTCTAAAACCCAAACACAGTTAACAGACGATTACGATGTTAACTTATACAACTATGAAAAACCGAAATACAATGTAGTTTCTGGTCTTCCAAATATTGGTTTTAACCCTGATGATGGTGTAAAAGTGGGCATCAATTTAAATTACACGGTTAATAATTTTAAACAGAATCCGTACACGCAAAGACATGTTTTAAATGCTTTTTATTATTTCGCAACAGGCGGTTTAGAGTTTAACTATGCGGCGCATTTCCCTGGATTACTTGGAAAATGGGTTATTGATGTGGAATCACTTTATACGACTCCAAATTTTGCCATGAATTATTTTGGCTACGGAAATGAGTCTAAATATGATGATGATTTAAGTTTGGATTACAATCGCGTCCGTATTAGAAAATTTAATGCTTCGGGAGCCATCAGACATGTTGGAAGATATGGAAGTGAATTCAGCGTTCAGCCTATATTCCAGAGAATGACGGTTGAAGAGACTGAGAATCGTTTTATTAATCTTCCAAATATTGTAAATCCAGATGTTTTTAACACTCAGAATTATGGAAGTTTGAAAGTGAAATATCTTTTCAAAAATTCTGATTTTGCTGCGAAACCAACTTTAGGAATGTATTTTATGATTGCCGGAACCTGGACAACTAATCTGGATGAAACCAATAAAAACTTTCCAACTCTAGAAAGTGCTTTAGGATTTACACATAAAATTGACAAAACTGGTAAACTTGTTTTAGCAAGTTATTTGAAAGGAAAAGCCATTTTCAATAATAATTATGAATTCTATCAAGGAGCGGCTCTAGGAGGCGATACCGATTTACGCGGATTTAGAAATGAACGCTTTTTAGGAAGTTCGTATTTCTCTCAAAGTTCCGATTTACGTTTAAGCATCGGCCGAATCCGAAAAACTATTGCTCCTTTTACTTACGGAATTCTAGGTGGTTTTGACTACGGACGGGTTTGGCTTGATGGCGAAAATTCTAAAAAATGGCATCACGATTACGGTGGAGGACTTTGGTTAAATGCAATTAATGTTTTAACTGCCAGAATATCATATTTTAAATCTCCTGACGAAATTGGAAGGGTTATTTTTGGAGCGGCATATAGCTTTTAAAAAAGGTGCTAAGATACTAAGGTTCTAAGGTTTTCTTAGATAGCGATAAAAAAGCCACGAATTCACGGATTTTAATTACAAATAATTCGTGAATTCGTGGCTAACTTTTTTCTTAGAAACTTAGCATCTCAGAACCTTAAAGTCTAAACTCATACACATTCCCTCCTATTTTATCGGCTTTTTCATCGGCGATTAACAGGGTGTTGTTGTCTTTGAAAACGATGGCTTCTTTTTGAGAAAAATGATTTAGTTCTATTTGGGTTTGAGTTCCTTTATGAAATAAATCTCCTTTGAATCCTTTAAACAAAAGAACTTTGTCGTGACTTAACAAAGCTACTTTTTTTCCGTCAGGACTTATTGTCGCACTCGTTAACACACAATGATTATAATTGTTACAGGTTTTAAACTCTCCTATTTTCATTGCTTTCTGAGTTCCAGAAGCATTTTTTATTTTGTAGATAAAAGCAGTTCCATCAAAACCTTTGCTTCTGTTTTTTGTAAAAAGGTAGAAATAACCGTTGTGTTCAAAGAAACTTTCTACATCGTAAAATAGTTCTTTTTTCTTTGGCGGAAATTCTTTTTGTTCCGGATACGAAAATGAAATTTTATATTCGGCGGAAGCCAAATCTTTATTTAATTGACTTTTTGCTACTTTATAAATGCACAGATCTCTACGTTCGTTATCGTTATTTCCG
This portion of the Flavobacterium panacagri genome encodes:
- a CDS encoding SdiA-regulated domain-containing protein, with product MKKSFLIAVSIVLLACKQQSGNDLKVLYSLPKKLKEVSGITYFPENNLLYTLEDSGNKNAIYALNSKGKIEKTITISNAKNVDWEDITKDKAGNIYIGDFGNNDNERRDLCIYKVAKSQLNKDLASAEYKISFSYPEQKEFPPKKKELFYDVESFFEHNGYFYLFTKNRSKGFDGTAFIYKIKNASGTQKAMKIGEFKTCNNYNHCVLTSATISPDGKKVALLSHDKVLLFKGFKGDLFHKGTQTQIELNHFSQKEAIVFKDNNTLLIADEKADKIGGNVYEFRL